In the Paenibacillus pabuli genome, one interval contains:
- the accD gene encoding acetyl-CoA carboxylase, carboxyltransferase subunit beta, whose translation MFKDIFQKKRKYATIPSERAVRGEGQEVVERPKREIPEGLMNKCSKCGTIQYSKELEKNLKVCPACGYHMRLNAMERIAMVLDEQGFVELDADMVSVDPLGFPGYASKLEQQRLKSGLKEAVITGEGTIEGLPVVVAVMSFDFFTGSMGSVVGEKITRAVEHATEKNLPLIIFSTSGGARMQESILSLMQMAKTSAALARLDEQGGLYISVITDPTTGGVSASFASLGDINIAEPGAVFGFAGRIVIEQTIRQKLPEDFQTAEFNMQHGQLDLVIHRKELRTTLAKLLDMHSEKGGV comes from the coding sequence GTGTTCAAAGATATATTCCAGAAAAAACGGAAGTACGCTACCATACCTTCCGAGCGTGCGGTTCGTGGCGAAGGCCAGGAAGTCGTAGAACGTCCAAAGCGTGAAATCCCTGAAGGGCTTATGAACAAGTGCAGCAAATGCGGCACGATTCAATATAGCAAGGAATTGGAGAAAAATCTGAAAGTATGTCCTGCTTGCGGCTACCACATGCGCTTGAATGCCATGGAGCGAATTGCCATGGTTTTGGACGAGCAGGGTTTTGTTGAGCTGGATGCCGACATGGTGTCGGTGGATCCGCTTGGTTTCCCTGGATACGCCAGCAAGCTGGAACAACAGCGTTTGAAGTCAGGCCTGAAGGAAGCTGTAATCACAGGTGAAGGGACAATCGAAGGCTTGCCTGTGGTTGTTGCTGTCATGAGTTTTGATTTCTTCACAGGCAGCATGGGTTCTGTCGTTGGGGAGAAAATTACCCGTGCTGTTGAGCACGCGACTGAGAAAAACTTGCCCCTGATTATTTTTTCAACTTCTGGTGGAGCGCGGATGCAGGAGAGTATCCTCAGCTTGATGCAGATGGCCAAAACAAGTGCTGCCTTGGCTCGTTTGGATGAACAGGGAGGGCTTTATATTTCGGTTATCACGGATCCGACCACCGGCGGGGTATCGGCGAGTTTCGCGAGTTTGGGCGATATCAACATCGCTGAACCAGGTGCCGTATTTGGCTTTGCCGGCCGAATTGTCATTGAGCAAACCATTCGTCAGAAGCTGCCTGAGGATTTCCAGACAGCAGAATTTAATATGCAGCATGGTCAGTTGGACTTGGTGATTCACCGGAAGGAACTTCGTACGACCCTTGCCAAGCTTCTGGATATGCACAGTGAAAAAGGAGGGGTCTAA
- the citZ gene encoding citrate synthase, translated as MTATKGLEGIVATTSSISSIVDGVLTYRGYNIDDLAEHASFEEVAYLLWFGKLPNTDELKSLRKSLSDYAPIPSELIAQIQLYPKNMSTMAALRSAISALGLYDEQADEMTAEANENKAVKLQAQLPTIVAAIARIRQGKDPVAPKEGASIAENFLYMMTGEEPSETAVKALDQALVLHADHELNASTFAARVTVATLSDIYSGVTSAIGALKGPLHGGANEAVMKMLNEIGTPDRLEAAIQEKLNNREKIMGFGHRVYKNGDPRAKHLQKMSKELGTMNNDTRLYEMSVKIEELVTGQKGLKPNVDFYSASVYTQLGIEQELFTPIFAISRVSGWTAHILEQLADNRIIRPRAEYTGPTDQRYISVELR; from the coding sequence ATGACAGCTACCAAAGGTCTGGAAGGCATCGTTGCAACAACCTCTTCGATCAGTTCCATTGTAGACGGTGTACTTACATACCGTGGCTACAATATTGACGATTTGGCTGAACACGCAAGCTTTGAAGAAGTTGCTTATTTGCTGTGGTTTGGCAAATTGCCCAATACGGATGAATTGAAATCCCTTCGTAAAAGCCTGAGCGATTACGCGCCGATTCCGAGCGAGTTGATTGCACAAATCCAATTGTATCCGAAAAACATGAGTACCATGGCAGCACTGCGTTCTGCAATATCCGCACTTGGACTGTATGATGAGCAGGCTGACGAGATGACAGCTGAAGCCAATGAAAATAAAGCGGTCAAATTGCAAGCTCAATTGCCAACCATTGTGGCAGCCATCGCCCGCATCCGTCAGGGGAAGGATCCTGTGGCTCCTAAAGAAGGCGCTTCCATCGCTGAGAATTTCCTGTATATGATGACAGGTGAAGAACCTTCCGAAACGGCAGTTAAGGCGCTGGATCAAGCGCTGGTTCTGCACGCGGATCACGAACTGAATGCCTCGACGTTTGCAGCACGGGTAACCGTAGCGACGCTCTCCGACATTTATTCAGGTGTAACTTCCGCTATCGGCGCGCTGAAGGGACCCCTGCATGGTGGTGCCAACGAAGCCGTCATGAAAATGTTGAATGAGATCGGCACGCCGGATCGTCTGGAAGCGGCGATTCAGGAGAAGCTGAACAACCGTGAGAAAATCATGGGCTTCGGACATCGTGTATACAAAAACGGTGATCCACGTGCCAAACACCTGCAGAAGATGTCCAAGGAGCTGGGCACCATGAACAATGATACCCGCCTTTATGAGATGTCTGTGAAGATTGAAGAACTGGTTACCGGGCAAAAAGGCTTGAAGCCAAACGTGGATTTCTATTCCGCTTCCGTGTATACCCAACTGGGAATTGAACAGGAACTGTTTACGCCGATCTTTGCCATCAGCCGGGTATCCGGATGGACAGCTCATATTCTGGAGCAGCTCGCGGATAACCGCATTATTCGTCCACGTGCGGAATATACAGGTCCAACGGATCAACGTTACATTTCAGTTGAGCTTCGCTAA
- the mdh gene encoding malate dehydrogenase has product MTIQRKKITVVGAGFTGATTALMLAQKELGDVVLVDIPQLENPTKGKALDMLEASPVQGFDSNIIGTSNYEDAAGSDIVIITAGIARKPGMSRDDLVNTNAGIVKSVCENVKKYCPDSIVIILSNPVDAMTYAAYKTLGFPKNRVIGQSGVLDTARYCTFIAQELNVSVEDVRGFVLGGHGDDMVPLVRYSSVGGIPIDTLIPADRIESIVQRTRVGGGEIVNLLGNGSAYYAPAASLVQMTEAILKDKKRIIPVIAYLEGEYGYNDLFLGVPTILGGNGIEKVFELELTPEEKAGLDKSADSVRNVISVVTI; this is encoded by the coding sequence ATGACTATTCAGCGCAAAAAAATCACAGTAGTCGGTGCCGGATTTACCGGAGCAACAACAGCTCTAATGCTTGCCCAAAAGGAGCTTGGAGATGTTGTACTGGTTGATATTCCTCAATTGGAAAACCCGACTAAAGGTAAGGCACTCGATATGCTTGAGGCAAGCCCTGTTCAAGGCTTTGACAGCAATATCATCGGAACTTCGAACTACGAAGATGCGGCGGGCTCAGACATTGTGATTATCACTGCAGGTATTGCCCGCAAACCGGGAATGAGCCGTGATGATCTGGTGAATACCAACGCAGGAATCGTGAAGTCCGTGTGTGAAAATGTGAAAAAGTATTGCCCTGATTCTATCGTCATTATTCTGAGTAACCCAGTAGATGCGATGACTTATGCAGCATATAAAACACTAGGATTTCCTAAAAATCGAGTTATCGGCCAGTCCGGTGTCCTAGATACGGCTCGTTATTGCACATTCATTGCGCAAGAGCTGAATGTATCCGTTGAGGATGTCCGTGGTTTCGTTCTCGGTGGCCACGGGGACGATATGGTACCACTTGTTCGTTATTCGAGCGTGGGCGGTATTCCAATCGATACATTGATTCCGGCAGATCGCATTGAATCCATCGTTCAACGGACACGTGTTGGCGGTGGTGAAATTGTCAATCTGCTTGGTAACGGAAGTGCCTATTACGCACCAGCAGCTTCACTGGTTCAGATGACCGAAGCCATTTTGAAGGACAAAAAACGGATCATCCCAGTGATTGCATACCTGGAAGGCGAATATGGTTATAACGACTTGTTCCTCGGTGTACCGACCATTCTGGGTGGGAACGGGATCGAGAAGGTGTTTGAACTCGAACTCACACCTGAAGAAAAGGCAGGGCTCGACAAATCTGCCGATTCCGTTCGAAACGTCATTTCAGTCGTAACCATATAA
- the icd gene encoding NADP-dependent isocitrate dehydrogenase — protein MKLEKFAHPTEGEKIQIDNGTLQVPNNPIIPFIEGDGTGRDIWKASKRVLDAAVEKAYDGSKKIAWYEVFAGEKAFNTYGEWLPNDTLEAIREYIVAIKGPLTTPIGGGIRSLNVALRQELDLYTCLRPVRYFDGVPSPVKRPELVDMVIFRENTEDIYAGIEYAEGSDEVKKVIQFLQQEMGVNKIRFPETSGIGIKPVSSEGSKRLVRAAVQYAIDHNRKSVTLVHKGNIMKFTEGAFKNWGYEVAEDEFGDKVFTWAQYDIIKEKDGTDAANAAQKAAEDAGKIIVKDAIADIALQQVLTRPGEFDVIATLNLNGDYLSDALAAQVGGIGIAPGANINYVTGHAIFEATHGTAPKYADKDVVNPGSVILSGVMLLEHLGWQEAANLIYKGMETSINNKTVTYDFARLMDGATEVKCSEFADQIIKNL, from the coding sequence ATGAAATTAGAAAAATTCGCTCATCCAACTGAAGGGGAAAAAATTCAGATTGATAACGGAACACTGCAAGTGCCTAATAACCCGATCATTCCTTTTATCGAAGGTGACGGTACAGGCCGCGACATCTGGAAAGCTTCCAAGCGTGTACTTGATGCAGCTGTTGAAAAAGCATACGATGGCAGCAAAAAAATTGCATGGTATGAAGTGTTTGCTGGTGAGAAAGCATTCAATACATACGGTGAGTGGTTGCCAAACGATACGCTTGAAGCGATTCGTGAGTATATCGTAGCCATCAAAGGACCTCTGACGACGCCAATCGGTGGCGGAATTCGTTCCCTGAACGTAGCTTTGCGTCAAGAGCTTGATCTGTACACTTGCCTGCGTCCTGTACGCTACTTCGACGGCGTACCTTCCCCGGTTAAACGTCCTGAACTGGTAGACATGGTCATTTTCCGTGAGAATACAGAAGATATCTACGCAGGTATCGAGTACGCTGAAGGCTCGGATGAAGTGAAAAAAGTGATTCAGTTCCTGCAACAGGAGATGGGCGTTAACAAAATCCGTTTCCCTGAAACTTCGGGTATCGGTATCAAGCCAGTATCTTCCGAAGGTTCCAAACGTCTGGTACGTGCAGCCGTTCAGTATGCCATCGATCACAACCGTAAGAGTGTGACATTGGTACACAAAGGCAACATCATGAAATTTACTGAAGGTGCCTTCAAAAACTGGGGTTATGAAGTAGCTGAGGATGAGTTCGGCGATAAAGTGTTCACTTGGGCACAATACGATATCATCAAGGAAAAAGACGGTACGGATGCAGCGAATGCTGCTCAAAAAGCAGCTGAAGATGCGGGTAAAATCATCGTTAAAGATGCGATTGCCGACATTGCTCTGCAACAAGTATTGACTCGTCCGGGCGAATTCGACGTTATTGCTACATTGAACCTGAACGGTGACTACCTGTCCGACGCACTTGCTGCACAAGTTGGTGGGATCGGTATTGCTCCAGGAGCTAATATCAACTATGTAACAGGCCATGCGATCTTCGAAGCTACACACGGTACAGCACCTAAATATGCGGACAAAGACGTCGTGAACCCTGGTTCCGTTATCCTGTCCGGCGTTATGTTGCTTGAGCACCTGGGATGGCAAGAAGCAGCAAACCTGATCTACAAAGGTATGGAAACTTCCATCAACAACAAAACGGTAACGTATGACTTCGCACGTCTGATGGATGGTGCTACTGAAGTAAAATGCTCTGAATTCGCTGATCAAATCATTAAAAACCTGTAA
- the pyk gene encoding pyruvate kinase: MRKTKIVCTIGPSSESLENTKKLIMAGMNVARLNFSHGDFDEHGGRIKAIRQACEELNKTVAILLDTKGPEIRTGKLEVEPIELVQDEYITLTTEEILGTKERLSITYADLPNDVEPGSTILIDDGLIGLTVVEVQGTEIKCRIVNGGTIKSKKGVNVPGVAISLPGITEKDANDIVFGIEQGIDFIAASFVRKASDVLEIRELLEKHNAGHIQIISKIENQQGVDNLDEILEVSDGLMVARGDLGVEIPAEEVPLVQKRMIEKCNVAGKPVITATQMLDSMQRNPRPTRAEASDVANAIFDGTDAIMLSGETAAGKYPVESVLTMSRIAEKAESALPYQELYLKQRVAQQTTVTEAISQSVALSAQDLNAKAIITSTESGHTARMVSKYRPEAPIIAVTTEDRTSRRLALAWGVTPVKGRRCDSTDSLFENAIEGGLKSGIVKEGDLVVITAGVPLGRSGSTNLIKVSQIPNNA, translated from the coding sequence ATGCGCAAAACGAAAATTGTATGTACAATCGGTCCATCCAGTGAATCACTGGAGAATACCAAAAAATTGATTATGGCCGGTATGAACGTGGCCCGTCTGAACTTCTCCCACGGTGATTTCGATGAGCACGGCGGACGGATCAAAGCGATTCGCCAAGCATGCGAAGAGTTGAATAAAACCGTAGCAATCCTGCTGGACACCAAAGGACCGGAAATTCGGACAGGTAAACTCGAAGTTGAACCGATTGAATTGGTTCAGGACGAGTACATCACTTTGACAACAGAAGAAATTCTGGGCACCAAAGAACGTCTTTCCATTACGTATGCAGATCTTCCGAATGATGTTGAGCCAGGATCTACAATTCTGATCGACGACGGTCTGATCGGACTGACTGTGGTGGAAGTGCAAGGCACCGAGATCAAATGCCGTATCGTGAACGGCGGAACGATCAAAAGTAAAAAAGGTGTTAACGTTCCGGGCGTTGCCATTTCTCTGCCGGGTATCACTGAAAAAGATGCGAACGATATCGTATTTGGTATCGAGCAAGGTATCGATTTCATCGCGGCTTCTTTTGTTCGTAAAGCAAGTGACGTGCTTGAGATTCGTGAACTGCTTGAGAAACACAATGCTGGACATATCCAAATCATCTCCAAAATTGAGAACCAACAAGGTGTAGACAACCTGGATGAGATCCTTGAAGTGTCCGATGGCCTGATGGTAGCTCGTGGTGACCTTGGTGTGGAAATTCCTGCTGAAGAAGTACCGTTGGTACAAAAACGCATGATCGAAAAATGTAATGTTGCAGGTAAACCGGTTATTACAGCTACACAAATGCTGGATTCCATGCAACGCAACCCGCGTCCAACACGTGCGGAAGCAAGTGACGTTGCGAATGCGATCTTCGACGGAACAGACGCTATCATGCTGTCCGGTGAGACAGCTGCGGGTAAATACCCGGTTGAATCCGTTCTGACGATGTCCCGTATCGCAGAAAAAGCAGAGTCCGCTCTGCCATACCAAGAGCTGTATCTGAAACAACGTGTTGCACAACAAACAACCGTTACAGAAGCAATCAGTCAATCCGTTGCGCTGTCCGCTCAGGATCTGAACGCAAAAGCGATCATCACTTCGACTGAATCTGGCCATACGGCTCGTATGGTTTCCAAATACCGTCCGGAAGCTCCAATCATTGCTGTGACTACGGAAGATAGAACTTCCCGTCGTCTTGCACTGGCTTGGGGTGTTACACCGGTGAAAGGCAGACGTTGTGACTCAACGGATTCCTTGTTTGAGAATGCAATCGAAGGCGGTTTGAAATCCGGAATCGTCAAAGAAGGCGATTTGGTTGTCATCACTGCGGGTGTACCTCTGGGTCGCTCCGGTTCCACCAACCTGATCAAAGTAAGCCAAATTCCAAACAACGCTTAA
- a CDS encoding acyl-CoA thioesterase, translating to MQEQRYGNWYAARLRVRYQESDQMGVVYHANYLNWFEIGRTEMIRQMGYTYRKMEEQGLLLPVTGLDVKYHKPAKYDDEIMIFTRIVAFSGLRLNYEYDVRRMTEDLAIQFGIGEQVWASDESLPGERLVTGSTQHVWVNGGWKPVRLDKAAPELYSALEKVWLSGKE from the coding sequence ATGCAAGAACAGCGCTATGGAAACTGGTATGCGGCACGTCTGCGTGTGCGCTATCAAGAGAGTGATCAGATGGGTGTGGTCTATCACGCCAACTATTTGAATTGGTTTGAAATCGGTCGAACCGAGATGATTCGCCAAATGGGGTATACATATCGTAAAATGGAGGAACAGGGGCTACTGCTTCCCGTAACCGGACTGGATGTGAAATACCATAAGCCAGCAAAGTATGATGATGAGATTATGATATTCACCCGAATTGTTGCATTTAGCGGTCTGCGATTGAATTATGAGTACGACGTAAGACGTATGACTGAAGACCTTGCTATACAATTTGGCATTGGAGAACAGGTATGGGCTTCTGATGAATCGCTTCCGGGAGAACGACTGGTTACAGGCTCTACCCAGCATGTGTGGGTGAATGGAGGCTGGAAGCCGGTCAGACTGGATAAGGCCGCCCCTGAGCTCTATAGCGCACTGGAGAAAGTGTGGCTCTCAGGAAAGGAGTAA
- a CDS encoding histidine kinase N-terminal 7TM domain-containing diguanylate cyclase, translating into MESHINAYISLVTTSAVLNVFLCVYTYFRRAEISRAKVFMLYTAALSVYTFGYAIELASNTLEQMKFWTVVEYMGMPFSASLGLILMIQYTGKSLSKKATAALFIIPTITLFMVATNDYHHLFYKKVWLRTDSSVPLMDIAAGQWYVVHGAFTFSCLLCACLILIAQWKHTKKMYRRQLLTLITSQLIPMTGAFLYLMGLTPGGMDPVPVIMCITSSMYIWAILSSRLLTIVPIAKDSIFESMREGVIVLDGSNRLVDYNKALRDMLPELETSMVGQPLNNIWLSLAGETFPVEYGREGLQTDLYWQLHRQTVCYQVRTSYVYNKNGEAVGSLIMLIDITEQRFLQEQLKQLAYFDGLTKIYNRTQFLHKGRELLNEAQLSHQPASFILFDIDHFKRINDTYGHEVGDQALVHVVSVCNRYLNSEMVFARYGGEEFVIALPNATLQDGKQLAEQLRVALLNDPLHVEGSLVPITSSFGVAQYNSDTDSLESLLRDADSALYESKRNGRNTVFAHSVSVS; encoded by the coding sequence ATGGAATCGCACATTAATGCATATATATCCCTTGTAACCACTTCAGCCGTTCTGAATGTTTTTTTGTGTGTCTACACGTATTTTAGAAGAGCGGAAATTTCAAGAGCCAAAGTATTTATGCTCTATACGGCTGCATTATCCGTTTACACCTTTGGTTATGCCATTGAGCTCGCCAGCAATACACTGGAACAAATGAAATTCTGGACGGTCGTGGAGTACATGGGCATGCCTTTCTCAGCCTCCCTCGGTTTGATCCTGATGATCCAGTACACGGGTAAATCATTATCGAAAAAGGCGACTGCCGCGCTGTTTATCATTCCAACGATCACGCTCTTTATGGTTGCTACCAATGACTATCATCATCTGTTCTACAAAAAAGTATGGCTTCGAACGGATAGTTCTGTTCCTCTGATGGATATTGCCGCTGGTCAATGGTACGTTGTTCACGGAGCATTTACGTTTTCATGTCTGTTATGTGCCTGTCTGATCCTGATTGCGCAATGGAAACATACCAAGAAAATGTATCGCCGTCAGCTGCTCACATTGATCACCTCTCAATTGATTCCGATGACAGGTGCCTTTCTCTACTTAATGGGACTGACGCCAGGAGGAATGGATCCCGTTCCGGTGATCATGTGTATCACTTCATCCATGTACATCTGGGCCATCCTGTCTTCTCGTCTTTTGACCATCGTCCCTATTGCCAAAGACAGTATCTTTGAGAGTATGCGCGAGGGCGTTATTGTTCTGGATGGTTCGAATCGTCTGGTCGATTACAACAAGGCGTTGCGTGATATGCTGCCTGAACTTGAGACAAGCATGGTCGGACAGCCGCTGAACAATATCTGGCTTTCACTGGCCGGTGAAACTTTTCCTGTGGAATACGGAAGGGAAGGCCTGCAGACCGATCTGTATTGGCAGTTACATAGGCAGACGGTCTGTTATCAGGTCAGAACATCGTATGTGTATAACAAAAATGGAGAGGCCGTTGGAAGTCTGATCATGCTGATCGACATAACGGAGCAGCGGTTTCTGCAAGAACAATTGAAGCAGCTCGCTTATTTCGACGGTCTGACCAAAATATACAACCGGACGCAGTTCCTGCATAAAGGGCGGGAACTGCTGAATGAGGCGCAGCTTAGCCATCAGCCCGCATCGTTTATTTTATTTGATATCGATCATTTCAAACGGATCAACGACACCTATGGACACGAAGTTGGCGATCAAGCGCTTGTTCACGTCGTCTCTGTATGTAATCGTTATTTGAACTCTGAAATGGTATTCGCCCGATACGGCGGAGAAGAGTTTGTCATTGCCCTGCCGAATGCCACTCTTCAGGATGGGAAGCAGCTAGCCGAGCAGTTACGTGTGGCTTTGCTGAATGATCCACTTCATGTGGAGGGAAGTCTTGTCCCCATTACTTCAAGCTTCGGCGTTGCCCAATACAATAGTGACACGGATTCACTTGAATCATTGCTTCGGGATGCCGATAGTGCATTATACGAGTCCAAACGAAATGGCCGCAACACTGTATTTGCCCATTCAGTCAGCGTTTCCTAG
- a CDS encoding FxsA family protein: MRKWMWAILLFVPVIELFGFILMSDWIGAGKTLLLMILTSLIGIAMLQFEGRKVLVDAKTEMERGKVPGRKMVDGLFIFVGGFLLLIPGFVTDIIGFTLVFPLTRAVYRLFFLGWLEKKMKNGSITFYRRR, encoded by the coding sequence ATGCGAAAATGGATGTGGGCTATATTATTATTCGTTCCGGTTATTGAATTGTTTGGATTCATTCTAATGAGTGACTGGATCGGAGCCGGGAAGACACTGCTTCTCATGATTCTCACGTCCTTGATTGGTATAGCGATGCTGCAATTTGAAGGGCGAAAAGTACTCGTCGATGCCAAAACCGAGATGGAGCGAGGTAAAGTGCCTGGACGGAAAATGGTAGACGGACTTTTTATTTTTGTGGGTGGTTTCCTGCTGTTGATTCCAGGGTTTGTTACGGATATCATCGGATTTACCCTGGTATTTCCTTTAACACGTGCTGTGTACCGCTTATTTTTCCTGGGTTGGCTTGAGAAAAAAATGAAAAACGGCAGTATCACGTTCTACCGCCGTCGGTGA
- the ytvI gene encoding sporulation integral membrane protein YtvI, protein MDRIIIKRLLRGLWVIIATVLIAFAIYLLFPLLYPFVIAWIIAYAMNPLVKLLQDKARFPRWFAVTLSLIVYFGAIVVILSAAVTRMVKEVISLTTSFDLHVDEIKETFVRWTQNDTIQNLIGQINEFYKENPNYQETINSNISKTTETVGTAVSDLVTGFFNMILGLLSSLPNMGAVLIVVLLSTFFISKSWTRHGITVSGWVPSSIRKPIMDIWNDLKKALFGYARAQLIMISITAVFVMIGLLILQVKSAFTIALLIGLVDLLPYLGVGLVMVPWAAYLFMNGDLYLGIGISVIYLIVLIARQIIEPKVLASSVGLDPLATLVGMFVGLKLFGVLGLIIGPVSLVILDAFNRANVLRDLRTYIINGRVR, encoded by the coding sequence TTGGACAGAATTATTATTAAACGCCTGCTGCGCGGCTTGTGGGTCATTATTGCGACCGTTCTGATCGCCTTTGCCATATACTTGCTGTTCCCGCTTCTATATCCCTTCGTCATTGCATGGATTATCGCTTACGCGATGAATCCGCTGGTGAAGCTGCTTCAGGACAAGGCCCGCTTCCCACGCTGGTTCGCCGTGACCCTATCATTGATCGTCTATTTTGGGGCTATTGTTGTGATACTTTCTGCGGCGGTAACCCGTATGGTAAAAGAAGTCATTTCACTCACCACGAGTTTTGACCTGCATGTGGATGAGATCAAGGAAACCTTTGTCCGCTGGACCCAAAACGATACGATTCAGAACCTGATCGGCCAGATTAACGAATTTTATAAGGAAAATCCTAACTATCAGGAAACGATCAATAGCAATATCAGCAAAACAACCGAAACGGTAGGTACGGCTGTCAGCGATTTGGTTACTGGATTTTTCAATATGATTCTGGGCCTGCTGTCCTCGCTTCCCAATATGGGAGCTGTATTAATTGTCGTCCTGCTTTCCACCTTCTTTATTAGCAAAAGCTGGACCCGCCACGGCATTACGGTCTCGGGATGGGTGCCTTCTTCGATTCGCAAACCGATTATGGATATATGGAACGACCTGAAAAAGGCACTTTTCGGCTACGCCAGGGCGCAACTGATCATGATTTCCATTACGGCGGTATTTGTCATGATTGGATTGCTCATCTTACAGGTGAAATCTGCCTTTACCATCGCTCTGCTAATCGGCCTGGTTGATCTTCTGCCTTATCTTGGCGTTGGATTGGTGATGGTTCCCTGGGCGGCGTACCTGTTTATGAACGGTGACCTCTATCTGGGAATTGGTATTTCAGTCATTTATCTCATCGTCCTGATTGCCAGACAGATCATTGAACCAAAGGTGCTGGCAAGCAGTGTTGGTCTGGATCCGCTTGCGACACTTGTGGGCATGTTTGTTGGACTGAAGCTCTTTGGCGTACTCGGCTTAATCATCGGTCCTGTCAGCTTGGTCATCCTTGATGCATTCAATCGTGCGAATGTGCTGCGTGACCTAAGAACCTACATCATTAATGGCAGGGTACGATAA
- a CDS encoding acetyl-CoA carboxylase carboxyltransferase subunit alpha, whose amino-acid sequence MAGELPYEAPLVEMRKKIEELVQFGQEKGIDFTDEIARLEERYHRLEEEIYSGITAAQKMHLARHQQRPTALDLIQLIFTDFIELHGDRMFGDDLAVVGGLAKLNGRTVTVIGQQRGKDTKDNIARFFGSAHPEGFRKGLRLMKQANKFGRPIITFVDTKGAYPGNTAEERGQSEAIARNLIEMAKLTVPVIVVVIGEGGSGGALALAVGNRVLMLEHAIYSAISPNGAASILWKDASKADQAAEAMKITAKDLLEMEVIEEIVPEPRGGAHRDYEGAAAAISEALVRHLEEMKDWSGDQLKQDRYEKFRKIGSVTFESPTPATPIEAPEEPVRVDAVNNLSVNAE is encoded by the coding sequence ATGGCGGGTGAGTTGCCATATGAAGCGCCTCTGGTTGAGATGCGCAAAAAGATTGAGGAGCTTGTACAGTTTGGACAGGAGAAGGGCATTGATTTCACGGATGAAATCGCCCGCCTGGAGGAACGTTATCATAGACTTGAAGAAGAGATCTATTCCGGCATAACGGCAGCTCAGAAAATGCATCTGGCGCGTCATCAACAGCGTCCGACTGCGTTAGATCTGATTCAGCTGATCTTTACCGATTTTATCGAACTTCATGGTGATCGGATGTTTGGTGACGATCTGGCCGTCGTTGGCGGCCTTGCGAAGCTGAATGGAAGAACGGTAACCGTCATCGGACAACAGCGGGGGAAAGATACGAAGGATAATATCGCCCGCTTTTTCGGGAGCGCACATCCGGAAGGTTTCCGCAAAGGACTGCGGCTGATGAAGCAGGCCAATAAATTTGGCCGTCCAATTATTACATTTGTTGATACTAAAGGAGCCTATCCGGGTAATACTGCAGAAGAGAGAGGTCAATCGGAAGCCATCGCCCGTAACCTGATTGAAATGGCGAAGCTCACGGTGCCTGTAATTGTTGTGGTTATCGGCGAGGGTGGAAGCGGCGGCGCACTCGCCTTGGCTGTAGGCAATCGTGTACTCATGCTGGAGCATGCCATTTATTCAGCGATCTCTCCGAATGGTGCAGCATCCATCCTGTGGAAGGATGCATCCAAGGCAGATCAGGCAGCTGAAGCGATGAAGATTACAGCCAAGGATCTGCTGGAGATGGAAGTTATTGAGGAAATTGTACCTGAACCACGTGGTGGCGCACATCGGGATTATGAAGGTGCTGCCGCAGCGATCAGCGAAGCTCTGGTTCGTCATTTGGAAGAGATGAAAGACTGGAGCGGGGATCAGCTCAAGCAGGATCGGTACGAGAAATTCCGTAAAATCGGGTCCGTTACGTTTGAATCGCCAACGCCAGCGACTCCAATTGAAGCTCCTGAGGAACCCGTTCGAGTGGATGCAGTGAATAATTTGTCGGTAAATGCAGAATGA